The region GCGCCCTGCCGGCAGAAACGTCCTGGGTATTGACTTCAGAAGGGCTGAACCGGTTCCCATCTGAAAAAGTATCGACGGCTCTACCCTCGGGCATGACCTCCGATGTTCAGGTGATCCACAATGCCGAGCACAATCGCTATGAGTTACACAAGTCTGGCCAGCTGGCCGCTTTCGCCGAATACCGCCCGGCAGGAAACGCGGTTATGCTCAGCCACACTGAAACCAGGTCTGAGTTCGAAGGTCAGGGGCTGGGGTCCCGGCTCGTTCAGGAGACGCTCGATACCCTGCGTGCTGAAGGACGCCAGGTGGTCCCCATGTGTCCCTTTGTGGCCAATTACATTCGTGAACATCGTGAGTACGTGGATATGGTGCAGCCGGATCAGCGCGGAGTTTTTGGACTTTGAGCGTTACCCGAGAGGTAGCAGGGTCAGCCTGACGCCACCAAACTAACGTCTGTTAGGCTGAACGGATGTGGATTCAAAAGCGGCAGGTTGGTGAGGCCGAGGTGGTCAGCCTGACCGACGGCCAGTTCCGTCTGGATGGAGGGGCCATGTTCGGCACAGTGCCCAGGGTGCTGTGGGAAAAAGTGGCGCCCCCGGATGAGCTCAACCGGATCACCCTGCGGATTAATCCGCTGCTGATCCGGCTGGCGGGGAAGAATATCCTGGTCGAAACCGGGTTCTGGGACAGAGGCGGCGAAAAGTTCGAGGCAATGTTCGGGGTAGACCGTGACGAGACAGTCTTCCGGGGCCTGAGCGATGCCGGTCTGGCGCCTGCTGACATTGACCTGGTGATCAATACCCACCTGCATTTCGATCACGCCGGTCGCAATGTGACTGCGCTGGGCGAACCAACTTTCCCGAATGCCCGTTATGTCGTGCAGGCTCAGGAACTGCACGACGCGCTTCACCCCCATGAACGCAGCCGCGCCAGTTATATCCGCGATTACATCGAGCCGCTGCACGATGCCGGGCTGTTCGAGGTGGTGGACGGTGAGCATGAACTGCTTCCCGGCCTGAGTGTGCTGCCGTTGCCCGGCCATAACCTGGGGCAACAGGGCGTGGTGCTGCGCAGCGGAGGACAGACCCTGGTGTACACCGCCGACCTGCTGCCCACCACCATGCACAGCCCCACAGCCTGGGTCATCGGGTATGACCTGTACCCGGTCACCAACCTGGAAAACCGTCGCCGGTACTTTGCCGAGTGGCATGAGCAGAATGCCCTGATCTGTACGCCTCACGATCCACAGGTGCCGTTCGCGCGTTTCGAGCCCAACGCCAAGGGGGGCTTCCGGGTGGTGGCTGACACGCAGGCTTAAGGAAAAAGTGCAAAGAGGCGCAGCTGGACCTGACTCCGGCTGCGCCTCTTTAGTGATCTGTCTTGGGAGGTTTACGCCGGATGCAGACCAGCGAATGCCAGGCCCATGGTCTCTTCCCAGCCGTGGGCGATGTTCAGGCACTGCAAGGCGTGGCCCGCTGTGCCTTTGACCAGGTTGTCAATGGCGCTCATCAGCACGACCCGTCCGGTATCCACATCCATCTCGAAGCCGATATCGCAGTAGTTGGTGCCGTCCAGCAGCATGGGGTCCGGGTAGCGGTGGATGCCCTTGGCGACCTTCACGATGCGCACAAAGGGTTCATTGCCGTACACCTCGCGGTAGGCACTCCAGACATCGCGGTCACTGTAACCGTCGGGAATCCACGCATGTGCTGTGGTCAGAATGCCGCGCACCCGGGGCGTGCTGATGGCGGTCAGGTGCAGGGGAAAGTGCCCGGGCAACTCCTGCTGGGCTTCAGCGGTGTGACGGTGCCCAACTGGCTTGTAGACCCGCAGGCTGCCGGCACGCTCGGGATGATGGCTGCCGTCGCTGGCACTGGCGCCCGCAGCGCTTGATCCGACCAGTCCAGTAGCAATGATGTCCTTGGGCAGCAGCACGCCCAGCTTGACCAGGGGATACAGCGCCAGCACCACGCTGGTGGCAAAGCAGCCGGCGCAGGCAATCCGGGTGGCACCGCGCAGCTCCTCCCGGTGGAGTTCCGGGTTGCCGTAGACCCATTCGCCCAGTTTCTCAGGCGTGGGGTGATCCTCGCCGTAGGTGGCGCGGTAGACCTCAGGGTCCTTCAGCCGGAAATCGGCCGACAGGTCCACGATGACCCGGCCTTTGGCCTCGAATTCGGCAATGCGTTTGGCAGCCGAGTTATGCGGCAGGGCCAGCACCACGATATCGGCGTCTTCCAGGGCCGCCGCCTTGATGAACTTAAGGTTGGTGCGCCCGCGCAGATTCGGGTGAATCATGCTGACCGGCAGACCGGAGCTGCGCTCACTGGTCACCTGGGTGACCTTCAGGTTGGGGTGGCTCAGCGCCAGCCGAAGAAATTCCCCGCCGGCATAGCCGCTGCCTCCTACAATTGCCACTGTCTTGTGCTCACTCATCGCTCCATACTCTGCGCGATAAAGAGAAGCCGCGACGTAACCTACCTGTCACTTGTCCAGAGGCAGGGGACGCTTTCAAGTGAAAACCCGCCCTGGCCTTGACCAGAGCGGGTGAAAGTTCTGCCTGAGACTCAGGCTTTAGGAGCAGCGACGCCGCCGGGGACCTTACGGCGGACCTTCCACTCTTCCAGGAAGACCACCAGAGGCGCCACGATGTAGATGCTGCTGTAGGTCCCGACCAGGATGCCGATCAACAGAATCAGGCTGAAGTCGCGCAGCACGGGACCACCGAAAATCAGCAGGCTGACCAGCGGCAGCATGGTGCTGATGGAAGTCATGATCGTGCGCGAGAGCGTCTGGTTGATGCTGGTGTTCACGATCTGACGGTAGGACTTACCGCGCATCTCGCGCAGGTTCTCACGGATACGGTCCGACACGATGATCGAGTCGTTCAGCGAGTAGCCGATCAGGGTAAGCAGCGCAGCCACGCTGGCAATCGTGAACTCCAGGCCCAGCAGGCTGAACAGACCCAGTGCGATAGCCACGTCGTGAACGGCGGCCAGGATGCTGCCCAGACCCATCACGAAGTCGAAGCGGAAGCCCACGTAAACCAGGATCAGGCCCAGACCCAGCAGAACGGCGGCGATTGTTTTGTCAGTCAGCTCGCGGCCTACAGCTGGTCCGACGGTTTCCGTGGACAGCACTTCGGCGTTTCCAACCTGGCCGATAGCTGCGCTGATGGTCGTCAGCTCTGTGTTGTTCAGCTCCGGGACCTTCACGGTGTACTGGGTGCCGGGCTGTCCAGGAACCACATCACGCTGGATGGTCGCGTTCTGGGGAGAGATCTTGCTCACTCCGGCACCGGTCACGGCCGTGCGGATCTGCTCGGTCGTGACTGCTGCCGGAGCGCGGACGGTCATGGTGGTTCCACTGGTGAAGTCCACGCCGTAGTTCAGGCCCTTCACCGCCAGAATGCCGGCGCCCGCCAATGCAATCAGCACCGAAGCGGTGGTCACCAGCGGGGCAGCCTTGATGAAATCAATAGCCGTCTGCTTGATGCGCATCGGGGCACTCATATTGGGTCGGCGCTGGGCCAGCCACTCCATGAACCACTTGGCGAATACCAGGTTAGAGAAGGTAGACGCAATAACGCCAATAATCAGGGTGACGGCAAAGCCCTTTACAGGGCCGGTGGAGTAGTTGTACAGCGCCATGGCGGAGAGCAGGTGGGCAGCGTTTACGTCCAGAATGGCGGCGGTGGAGTGTTCGTAGCCGGCCCCGATGCTGTTCTTGATGCCTTTGCCGCGCTGGAGTTCTTCCTTGATGCGTTCAAACGAAATCACGTTGCCGTCTACTGCCGCGCCGATGGTCAGCACTAGACCGGCAATACCGGGGAGGGTCAGGGTGGCCCCGAAGCCGCCCAGCATGCCCAGGATAATCACGGCGCTGAACAGCAGACCCAGGGCGCCCACCAGCCCGAACCAGAAGCCGTAGTACAGGAACAGCATGCCAAAGACCAGGGCAATGCCCACCAGCGAGGCGATCGCGCCGCTGCGGATGGCGTCGGCTCCCAGGGTCGGCCCGATGGCCCGTTCGGCCTCGGTCTTCACCTTAATGGGCAGGGCGCCGGATTTGAGCACCAGAGCCAGCTGACTGGCTTCCTCGGCGTCGAAGTTGCCGCTGATCTGCACGTCACGGAACAGGCGCTGCTGGATGGTCGCCACCGACTGGATCTGGTCGTCAAGAACCACAGCCATCAGCTTGTTGACGTTCTTGCCCGTAAAGTCGCCGAAGGTCTGGGCGCCCTTATCGGTGTTGGTGAACGACACCACCCAGCGCCCCGTCTGTGGGTCGGTGGCTGCCTGCGCGCTGGCAATAATCTCGCCAGTCGCCTGCACGGGTCCCAGCTGATCCAGCGAGTATCCGTTCGAGCGGGGGTTTTTCTGCGCCAGCTCGGGGTCGGGCTGCGCGTTGTCCTGCACGATACGGAACTCAAGACGCGCCGTGCGCTGAATAATTTCACGCGCCTGCTGCTGCACGGCGGGGGTGGCGCCCGGAATTTCGACGACCACACGCTTGCCACCTGCGACAGTAACGGTCGGTTCTGCGACGCCAAGGGCGTTGATGCGGTTTTCGATCACGGTCTTGACGCGGTCGAGCTCTTCCTTGGTGGCAGGACCGCCCTCAGGTGCCAGCTCGATCCGCAGGCCGCCCTTAAGGTCCAGACCCAGGGTCATGAACTGGAATTTGTCGTTCCAGAGGCTCAGCGGCTGGTCCGGGTGCTGCCAGGGCCGCCAGATGAACAGCAGGCTGGCCAGCAGGGTAAGCAGCAGCAGCAGGCCAGTCAGAAGATTGGGTTTGCGCCCGGCGGGGGCATTGCGTGGTGGGGGGCGGCGGTTGGAGCCGCCACGTTTATTGCGGTTGTTGCTGTACGTCACTTCGAACTCCTGAGCTGTGTGGGGTGGACAGGGACAGAGGCGGACCGCAGAGGGTCAGCCGCCGTCGGTCTGCTGACGACCCCAAGTAATCAGGTCCGGGCGTGGCTGCCATGAGACCGGCGCTGGGCGGATCTGAATCCGTGTGTGCTGTTCCCTGCTTAGCCGCCACGGTTCCGGCGGCGGTGAGGCAGGCAGCGGCGTGGCTGGAACTGGCTGCGGAGCAGGTCGCAGTTCCGGCATCCCCGGAGAGACGCTGCCCGCCGTCATCCGCTGCGAGGCGTCGACCGTGGACATTGGAGTCCCCAGGATGACGGCCAGGACCGACAGCAGGGTCAGAACCCCGGGCAGGGCAATCAGCCGGGTGTGCCACTGCAGTGGGAGGGGAGACCTGTCCTTCAAAGCGATACAGGATACCAGACCAGCGCAGCTTGGTTCCCCGCTTACGGTCGCTTTCCGGAATGGATATGTGTGGCACTCGTTGGACTGTAAACGTGTGACGCGTCTGCCTCCTGGTTTCACCGGCGACGGGGCTGGGCCTCGAAACAGTTGGAGCTCGTTGGGAGCTGCCGCACCTCGGAGGCCTTCTCAAGGACAAGCAGTTGGCTGGAAGCCTTGCCCTGTACCGTTTATGACTGTGTCTATGTACGTGTGGTTCCGCTCTGTGTGATCTCTCATGACTTGCCCGAAGGTGACAGCGGAACAGGTGTTTGCTCAGCACGATGGCTATCTGGGTTCGGACACGACGCCCCAGGTCCAGCCGGTGCCATGCATGGTGTTGCCGGGGAGCTGACCCGCTTCTCTATGACAGATCACCACCCCCATGCTGAGTACTGCTGGCCTGGACTAGCTCAGGCCCCATGTCCATCAGGGTGGGGTGACGGGAAGCCGGGCTGCATGCCAGTCGAGGGTGTCTGAAAGCAAAAAAGAGGGCGGCTCTCCATTTCGGAGAGCCGCTCCTTTGCTACAGGTACTTCAGGCCTGTTCGACTTCGACCATCTCGCTGGCTTCGATGATGTCGCCTTCCATCACGTCATTCCAGTCGAGGTTGATGCCGCACTCGTAGCCGGTCTGCACTTCGCGGACGTCGTCCTTGAAACGCTTGAGGCCCACAATGGTGCCTTCGTAAACCGTCTGCTTGCCGCGGGTGACCTTGGCTTTGGCGTTGCGGCGGAACATGCCGTCGGTCACGTAGGAACCGGCAATATTGCCGCTCTTGGGGTGACGGATGACCATGCGGACCTCCGCGCGGCCCAGGTAGCGCTCCTCGAACACGGGCTCTACGTTGCCCTTGATCAGGCGGTCCACCTCGTCGATCAGTTCGTAGATGATCCGGTAGGACTTGATATCGACGCCCTTGTTCTCGGCCATCTTGGTGACGCTGCCCGAAGGGGTCACGCTGAAGCACAGGATGGTCGCTTCGGCGGTACTGGCCAGCAGGACGTCGCCCTCGGTCGGAGCGCCGATGCCGGCGAGCATCACGTTGATCTTGACGTCTTCGCCTTCCTTACGCGCCAGGATGCCCTGCAGGGCCTCGACGCTGCCCTGCGTGTCGGCGCGCAGAACCAGATTGACAGTCCGTACTTCACCGATGGGACCCATGATGTCTTCAAGGGTGCGCTGGGTCTTGCGGCGGTCCCGGGCGTTTTCCTGGTCGCGGCGGACATCCGCGCGGGCGGCGATCACGTCACGAGCAGCGTGCTCATTCTTGGCGCTCTGGACCTTCTCACCGCTGGCCGGCACTTCGCTGAAGCCCAGAACCTGCACCGGAGTGCTGGGCCCGGCTTCCTTGATGCGGCCGCCGGCCGAATCGGTCATGGCCTTGATCTTGCCGTAGTTCTCGCCCACCACCAGGAAGTCCCCAACGTGCAGGGTGCCTTCCTGAACCATCACGGTGGCCAGCACGCCGGCCTGGCGATCTACCTTGCCTTCGATAATGACGCCGCTGAACGGACCTTTGGGGTCTGCGCGCAGGTCTTCAAGCTCGGCGGTCAGGCTGATGTATTCCAGCAGGTCCTCGACGCCTTCACCGGTCTTGGCGCTGACAGGAACGACAATCAGGTCACCGCCGTACTCTTCTGGTACGAGGTTGAGCTGGGTCAGGTCGGTCTTGACGCGCTCAGGGTCGGCCTGGGGAAGGTCAACCTTGTTGATGGCCACGATCATGGGCACCTTGGCGGCCTGCGCGTGGGCAATCGCTTCGCGCGTCTGGGGCATCAGCGAGTCGTCGGCGGCAATCACGATAATCGCGATATCGGCCACGTTGGCTCCACGTGCCCGGATGGTCGTGAACGCTTCGTGACCGGGAGTGTCGATAAACACGATCTTGCCCTTGCTCGTCTTGGCCTCGAAGGCCCCGACGTGCTGGGTGATGCCGCCGGCTTCCTTGGCTGCCACCCGGGTCTTGCGGATGTAGTCCAGCAGGCTGGTCTTGCCGTGGTCGACGTGACCCATGATGGTCACGACCGGCGCGCGGTGGGGAATTTCGTTGACTGCAGGCTCGGGTGCGGCGACTGGCTCGGCCACAGCCTGTGCAGCCTGGGCCGCAGCCGGCTGAGACGACGCAGCCTGAGGAGCTGCGGGCTGTGCTGCCGCAGGCGTCTCAGCCACCGGAGTGCTGTCCTGAGCCTGAGGAGCACTTTCTTCTTCCAGAATCTGCTTGATCAGGTCAACGGTCTCTTCTTCAATGGTGCTGCTGACGCTCTTGTAAGCGACGCCCAGGCCATCGAGGATTTCGAGCATCCTGGCATTCTCGACACCAAGATCCTTGGCTAGGGTGTAAATACGGACTTTCGACATGGCTCACCTCCGGTGAGTCCCGCGCCGGGCCGGTCCCTTGGGGGGCGGCGGGCAGCGGGAAAAAAGATCAGTCAGTCATGGGCTGATTCGTCTGGGTAGTTTGAAACCGTCTGACAAGCAGCGCCGCGACATCCGGCGCCTGCGGACCAAAGGCCCGGCGAAGGCGTTTGTCCTGCCAGCAGTTGGGAGAATCGGAACACACGTACGCACCTCGGCCAGTCCGGTTAACAGTCTGCTCCTGCCAGTGCCCTTCTACCCGTGTCAGGCGTACGAACTCGCTCTGGGGGCGGCGGGCCCGGCAGACCACGCACGTCCGCTCGGGAACGTGGTGCTCGCGGGGCTGTCCGGCTGGCGTGGCGCACATGTGGCTTTAGTCCTGCGTGTCGTCCGGGCTGGCAGTGGCCACCGACTTGCTGTCCTTGAACAGCGCGTCGAAGGCGGACTTGGCCGTGTCGTCACCGTCGCGGCCATCCTGGTCATCCTGGAGGGCCTGCTGCATGGCAGCGTCGAGGTCGCTGATGGCTGCTGTCTCGCGCAGATCGATCTTGAAGCCGGTCAGCTTGGCTGCCAGGCGTACGTTCTGACCACCCTTGCCGATCGCCAGAGACAGCTGGTCAGGCGTGACGGTAACGGTCGCCTCGCGGCGGTCCGGCTGAACTTCGATCAACCCCACCTTGGCCGGAGACAAGGCATTGCGGATGAACTCGCGGGTGTTGGCGTCCCACAGAATCACGTCCACG is a window of Deinococcus deserti VCD115 DNA encoding:
- a CDS encoding MBL fold metallo-hydrolase, with translation MWIQKRQVGEAEVVSLTDGQFRLDGGAMFGTVPRVLWEKVAPPDELNRITLRINPLLIRLAGKNILVETGFWDRGGEKFEAMFGVDRDETVFRGLSDAGLAPADIDLVINTHLHFDHAGRNVTALGEPTFPNARYVVQAQELHDALHPHERSRASYIRDYIEPLHDAGLFEVVDGEHELLPGLSVLPLPGHNLGQQGVVLRSGGQTLVYTADLLPTTMHSPTAWVIGYDLYPVTNLENRRRYFAEWHEQNALICTPHDPQVPFARFEPNAKGGFRVVADTQA
- the argC gene encoding N-acetyl-gamma-glutamyl-phosphate reductase; translated protein: MSEHKTVAIVGGSGYAGGEFLRLALSHPNLKVTQVTSERSSGLPVSMIHPNLRGRTNLKFIKAAALEDADIVVLALPHNSAAKRIAEFEAKGRVIVDLSADFRLKDPEVYRATYGEDHPTPEKLGEWVYGNPELHREELRGATRIACAGCFATSVVLALYPLVKLGVLLPKDIIATGLVGSSAAGASASDGSHHPERAGSLRVYKPVGHRHTAEAQQELPGHFPLHLTAISTPRVRGILTTAHAWIPDGYSDRDVWSAYREVYGNEPFVRIVKVAKGIHRYPDPMLLDGTNYCDIGFEMDVDTGRVVLMSAIDNLVKGTAGHALQCLNIAHGWEETMGLAFAGLHPA
- the secD gene encoding protein translocase subunit SecD, with translation MTYSNNRNKRGGSNRRPPPRNAPAGRKPNLLTGLLLLLTLLASLLFIWRPWQHPDQPLSLWNDKFQFMTLGLDLKGGLRIELAPEGGPATKEELDRVKTVIENRINALGVAEPTVTVAGGKRVVVEIPGATPAVQQQAREIIQRTARLEFRIVQDNAQPDPELAQKNPRSNGYSLDQLGPVQATGEIIASAQAATDPQTGRWVVSFTNTDKGAQTFGDFTGKNVNKLMAVVLDDQIQSVATIQQRLFRDVQISGNFDAEEASQLALVLKSGALPIKVKTEAERAIGPTLGADAIRSGAIASLVGIALVFGMLFLYYGFWFGLVGALGLLFSAVIILGMLGGFGATLTLPGIAGLVLTIGAAVDGNVISFERIKEELQRGKGIKNSIGAGYEHSTAAILDVNAAHLLSAMALYNYSTGPVKGFAVTLIIGVIASTFSNLVFAKWFMEWLAQRRPNMSAPMRIKQTAIDFIKAAPLVTTASVLIALAGAGILAVKGLNYGVDFTSGTTMTVRAPAAVTTEQIRTAVTGAGVSKISPQNATIQRDVVPGQPGTQYTVKVPELNNTELTTISAAIGQVGNAEVLSTETVGPAVGRELTDKTIAAVLLGLGLILVYVGFRFDFVMGLGSILAAVHDVAIALGLFSLLGLEFTIASVAALLTLIGYSLNDSIIVSDRIRENLREMRGKSYRQIVNTSINQTLSRTIMTSISTMLPLVSLLIFGGPVLRDFSLILLIGILVGTYSSIYIVAPLVVFLEEWKVRRKVPGGVAAPKA
- a CDS encoding YlxR family protein, which codes for MCATPAGQPREHHVPERTCVVCRARRPQSEFVRLTRVEGHWQEQTVNRTGRGAYVCSDSPNCWQDKRLRRAFGPQAPDVAALLVRRFQTTQTNQPMTD
- the infB gene encoding translation initiation factor IF-2, whose product is MSKVRIYTLAKDLGVENARMLEILDGLGVAYKSVSSTIEEETVDLIKQILEEESAPQAQDSTPVAETPAAAQPAAPQAASSQPAAAQAAQAVAEPVAAPEPAVNEIPHRAPVVTIMGHVDHGKTSLLDYIRKTRVAAKEAGGITQHVGAFEAKTSKGKIVFIDTPGHEAFTTIRARGANVADIAIIVIAADDSLMPQTREAIAHAQAAKVPMIVAINKVDLPQADPERVKTDLTQLNLVPEEYGGDLIVVPVSAKTGEGVEDLLEYISLTAELEDLRADPKGPFSGVIIEGKVDRQAGVLATVMVQEGTLHVGDFLVVGENYGKIKAMTDSAGGRIKEAGPSTPVQVLGFSEVPASGEKVQSAKNEHAARDVIAARADVRRDQENARDRRKTQRTLEDIMGPIGEVRTVNLVLRADTQGSVEALQGILARKEGEDVKINVMLAGIGAPTEGDVLLASTAEATILCFSVTPSGSVTKMAENKGVDIKSYRIIYELIDEVDRLIKGNVEPVFEERYLGRAEVRMVIRHPKSGNIAGSYVTDGMFRRNAKAKVTRGKQTVYEGTIVGLKRFKDDVREVQTGYECGINLDWNDVMEGDIIEASEMVEVEQA
- a CDS encoding GNAT family N-acetyltransferase, with the protein product MTSDVQVIHNAEHNRYELHKSGQLAAFAEYRPAGNAVMLSHTETRSEFEGQGLGSRLVQETLDTLRAEGRQVVPMCPFVANYIREHREYVDMVQPDQRGVFGL